The proteins below come from a single Aegilops tauschii subsp. strangulata cultivar AL8/78 chromosome 6, Aet v6.0, whole genome shotgun sequence genomic window:
- the LOC109780348 gene encoding uncharacterized protein isoform X2 gives MVILGKGETLLSFGSLVTAGACILYIEKFKYPPLQYLHKNLFSTVSTKKMLLAYYMNSFLPTLSSVYLLREVLCWFVGLLSLTNKVSDFLLFYRRCYHYFFSLRWLVICLLSRSSFATSGCLIG, from the exons ATGGTTATATTGGGAAAAGGTGAAACTTTGCTTTCCTTTGGAAGTTTAGTTACAGCAGGAGCGTGCATTCTATATATTGAAAAGTTTAAATACCCACCACTACAATATCTTCATAAGAATCTTTTTTCTACCGTTAGCACAAAGAAGATGCTTCTGGCCTACTACATGAACTCGTTCTTGCCGACTTTATCCTCTGTTTATTTGCTCCGCGAG GTTCTTTGTTGGTTCGTGGGACTTCTGTCGTTAACCAACAAG GTTTCCGATTTCCTTTTGTTCTACAGGCGTTGTTATCATTACTTCTTCTCCCTTCGCTGGCTCGTCATCTGCTTGCTATCAAG